A window from Aureibacillus halotolerans encodes these proteins:
- a CDS encoding glycosyltransferase family 2 protein, with product MIVAVIITYNPEIERLKENINAIIKQVDKTIIIDNSSSNIEQVQSLIKDFNIDMFKNPNNLGIAKAINQGIDYAFKNTYSWILTLDQDSICSENMINEMKNVINNDHLNKNLGIVAPNIIGNNFNISSSINNISNPTTVFTSGSLMNVNMAVSVGGALEKLFIDYVDHEFCLRIKKNGYNIVKISTAQLNHQLGELKKHSFFGRNINTTNHSHIRRYYIYRNFIYVIKRYCIFFPGWCLLELLRKTRGIITIILFEKQRMTKLKYIAKGLKDGLYSKYSRIS from the coding sequence ATGATTGTTGCAGTTATAATAACTTATAACCCGGAAATAGAGAGATTGAAAGAAAATATTAATGCAATTATAAAGCAAGTGGATAAAACTATTATAATCGATAATTCATCAAGTAATATTGAGCAAGTTCAATCACTAATTAAAGATTTTAACATTGACATGTTTAAAAATCCTAACAACTTAGGGATTGCAAAAGCTATTAATCAGGGGATAGATTATGCTTTTAAGAATACCTATTCATGGATATTAACTTTAGATCAAGACAGCATTTGTTCAGAGAATATGATAAATGAAATGAAAAATGTTATAAATAACGATCACTTGAATAAAAACTTAGGGATAGTGGCTCCAAATATTATTGGTAATAATTTCAATATATCGTCTTCCATTAATAATATTTCTAACCCTACAACTGTTTTCACATCTGGAAGCTTAATGAATGTTAATATGGCGGTCAGTGTTGGTGGAGCTCTTGAAAAATTGTTTATTGACTATGTAGACCATGAATTTTGCTTACGTATTAAAAAAAATGGCTATAATATTGTGAAAATAAGTACTGCACAGTTAAATCATCAGCTAGGTGAATTAAAAAAACATAGTTTTTTTGGAAGAAATATCAATACTACAAATCATAGTCATATTAGGAGATATTATATTTATAGGAACTTTATTTATGTGATTAAACGATATTGTATTTTTTTTCCTGGTTGGTGTTTACTGGAATTATTAAGAAAAACAAGAGGAATTATCACTATCATTTTATTTGAGAAGCAAAGAATGACGAAGTTGAAATATATTGCTAAAGGTTTAAAAGATGGTTTGTATTCCAAATACTCAAGAATCAGTTGA
- a CDS encoding glycosyltransferase family 2 protein, producing MKKIVVLMSTYNGEEYIKDQIESILSQTYNNLELIVRDDGSTDSTKKILESYSLKGDLSWYSGENIKPALSFINLVKKAPRADYYAFSDQDDVWDSDKIEIALDFLDKKQTNIPILYCSTTRLVDKKLNVIRQSSKNNYRLTFGESLVQIPSPGCTYVFNNKARELLHYQQLRDVYMHDALLYKLVIGLGEVIFDKTPHISYRQHENNVVGNERSIYKKNYKRFKRFFFTNEPNKKHIMACQIKSTYGHLFIGENFDSLEIFVGYRRSFIKRLRLAFNKDIKSASKVTNVFLIILSILGKL from the coding sequence TTGAAAAAAATTGTAGTGTTGATGTCCACGTACAATGGAGAAGAGTATATCAAAGATCAAATAGAAAGTATCTTATCTCAAACTTATAATAATTTAGAACTGATTGTAAGGGACGATGGGTCTACTGATTCAACAAAAAAAATCTTGGAAAGTTATTCATTAAAAGGGGATTTATCTTGGTATAGTGGAGAGAATATAAAGCCTGCTCTTAGTTTTATAAATCTAGTAAAAAAGGCGCCGCGAGCAGATTATTATGCTTTTTCTGATCAAGATGATGTATGGGACAGTGATAAAATAGAAATAGCTTTAGACTTTCTCGATAAAAAACAAACGAATATTCCGATTTTATATTGCTCAACAACAAGGCTTGTGGACAAAAAATTAAATGTGATAAGGCAATCTAGTAAAAATAACTATAGATTAACTTTTGGAGAATCCTTGGTCCAAATTCCATCTCCTGGTTGTACATATGTCTTCAATAATAAAGCGAGGGAGTTACTTCATTATCAACAGCTTAGGGACGTTTATATGCATGATGCCCTGCTGTATAAACTTGTAATAGGTTTGGGTGAAGTGATATTTGATAAAACCCCACATATAAGCTATCGTCAGCATGAAAATAACGTTGTTGGAAATGAAAGATCAATTTACAAAAAAAACTATAAAAGATTCAAGAGGTTTTTCTTTACTAACGAACCTAATAAAAAGCACATAATGGCTTGTCAAATTAAATCAACATACGGTCATTTATTTATAGGAGAAAATTTTGATTCACTTGAAATTTTTGTGGGATATAGGCGATCTTTTATAAAAAGGCTAAGATTAGCTTTTAATAAAGACATTAAATCGGCTAGTAAAGTTACAAATGTTTTCTTAATTATACTGTCTATACTTGGGAAATTGTAA
- a CDS encoding ATP-grasp fold amidoligase family protein: protein MDYKKIIKNKELRFKILRHLKIIPDAWMLKIQYKIKMGRQVDLKKPQRWTEKLQWYKIHYRTTIMTQCADKYEVRNYIKSKGLENILVELYAVYDNSEEINLDSLPHKFVMKTTNGSGTNILCKNKSLIQIDKLKRSLNTWMVRDYYSLGREWSYKNITPKIVVEEYLEDESNIYEGINDYKFICFNGKAKYIVLDVDRQISHKRNIYDTNWNLIDVSTDYPNFGDVIPMPDHLNEMLAIADELSKDFPFVRVDLYYVNGKVYFGELTFYPWTGYVQFKPDKFDFILGEQFELPALIHN, encoded by the coding sequence TTGGATTATAAGAAAATTATTAAGAATAAAGAGTTGAGGTTTAAGATATTACGTCATTTAAAGATAATACCTGATGCATGGATGCTAAAGATCCAATATAAAATAAAGATGGGTAGGCAAGTTGATCTAAAAAAGCCACAACGATGGACTGAAAAGCTTCAGTGGTACAAGATCCACTATAGGACAACTATTATGACACAATGTGCGGATAAATATGAGGTGCGTAATTATATTAAATCCAAAGGTTTAGAAAATATTTTAGTTGAGCTTTATGCCGTCTATGACAATTCTGAGGAAATTAATTTAGACTCATTGCCTCATAAGTTCGTCATGAAAACTACAAATGGTAGTGGTACAAACATTTTATGTAAGAATAAATCATTAATACAAATAGATAAACTTAAAAGGTCCTTAAACACCTGGATGGTTAGGGATTATTATTCTTTAGGGCGTGAATGGTCATATAAAAACATTACACCGAAAATAGTAGTTGAAGAATACTTAGAAGATGAAAGCAATATTTATGAAGGGATAAATGATTATAAGTTTATATGTTTTAATGGAAAGGCAAAGTATATTGTACTTGATGTTGATAGACAAATCTCACATAAAAGAAATATTTACGATACTAACTGGAATTTAATTGATGTGAGTACGGATTATCCTAATTTTGGAGATGTAATTCCAATGCCGGACCACCTAAATGAAATGTTGGCAATCGCTGATGAACTTTCAAAGGATTTCCCATTTGTACGTGTAGATCTTTATTATGTTAATGGTAAGGTTTATTTTGGTGAATTGACATTTTATCCATGGACAGGATATGTTCAATTTAAACCAGATAAATTTGATTTTATTTTAGGTGAACAATTTGAATTGCCTGCTTTAATTCATAACTAA
- a CDS encoding glycosyltransferase family 4 protein, producing MRKRILILSNHFITLYNFRKELILKLVEDGHEVFISMPKDTDNIFFTNMGCKVIDTPVDRRGINPIRDFKLILRYINIMNRIKPDITFSYTIKPNIYGCIASNLTKNKQVSNVTGTGATFLKKNLISNIAGFLYKISFKRSYKVFFQNYGDRDYFVENHMVKNNYAMIPGSGVNLKQYELCNLPPENHMNFLFIGRVMKLKGIDQYLMTAKNIKQVYPNTNFYIAGFIEEDSYKAIINDYVEKGIVNYIGFQKDIKSWIQKCHCTILPSHGGEGVPNALLESAAMGRVCIASKISGSEDVVDEGVTGFLFEPGNALDLINKVEIFIKLDFETKKQMCLEARKKVENEFDRQLIIRAYLSEIQTSI from the coding sequence ATGAGAAAGAGAATATTAATTTTATCTAATCACTTTATAACTTTATATAACTTTAGGAAGGAATTAATTTTAAAACTAGTTGAGGACGGACATGAGGTATTTATTTCAATGCCTAAAGATACCGACAATATTTTCTTTACTAATATGGGATGTAAGGTTATTGATACCCCGGTTGACAGGCGGGGCATTAATCCTATAAGGGATTTCAAATTGATTTTGAGATATATAAATATAATGAATAGGATAAAACCAGATATTACTTTTTCATATACAATTAAACCGAACATATATGGATGTATAGCCTCTAATCTCACGAAAAATAAACAAGTGAGTAATGTTACTGGCACAGGGGCTACTTTTCTAAAGAAAAATTTAATTAGTAATATAGCGGGATTCTTATACAAGATTTCGTTTAAAAGATCGTATAAGGTATTTTTTCAAAATTATGGTGATAGAGATTATTTTGTTGAGAATCATATGGTGAAAAATAATTATGCAATGATTCCTGGTTCTGGGGTGAATTTAAAACAGTATGAACTATGTAATTTACCACCAGAGAATCATATGAATTTTTTATTTATCGGCAGAGTGATGAAATTAAAAGGCATTGATCAGTACCTTATGACTGCAAAAAATATAAAGCAAGTTTATCCAAATACAAACTTCTACATTGCAGGTTTTATTGAGGAAGATTCATATAAAGCAATCATAAATGACTATGTAGAAAAAGGTATTGTTAATTATATTGGTTTTCAGAAGGATATTAAATCATGGATCCAAAAATGCCATTGTACTATTTTACCCTCTCATGGCGGAGAAGGAGTACCAAATGCACTCCTAGAATCTGCGGCTATGGGCAGAGTTTGTATTGCTTCTAAAATAAGTGGCTCTGAAGATGTCGTAGATGAAGGGGTAACAGGCTTTCTGTTTGAGCCTGGTAATGCATTGGATCTAATAAATAAAGTGGAAATCTTTATAAAATTAGATTTCGAGACAAAAAAGCAGATGTGTTTAGAAGCTAGGAAAAAAGTAGAGAATGAATTTGATAGACAGTTAATAATTAGAGCCTATTTAAGTGAAATACAGACAAGTATATAG
- a CDS encoding SDR family oxidoreductase, with amino-acid sequence MKLQVLRRQVLDKLKLSNRGVKMLLVTGITGHTGRYFLQELIINNYEGPIRCIVRESSDTSLIDKSGLEIEKFIGDLRDEAFLDKCMKGVNKVVHIVNIRHTLPLIQAAIKNNVQRAICVHTTGIYSKFRLASEEYQIIEDKLKDILSETEINITILRPTMIYGDLVDRNMSKFIKMVDKLRFFPIVNNGKGLIQPVNARDLGKAYYNVLMIPDEKVKFEYVLSGDKPIALLDAFKLINKYLNKKTTFISFPLGFSVFIAKSLRLFTAGKVDYIERVQRMSEDRCFSHEEAKADFKYTPEPFEYGIEREVREYLNKQQVG; translated from the coding sequence ATGAAGTTGCAGGTACTAAGAAGACAGGTACTTGATAAACTTAAATTGAGTAATAGAGGTGTTAAAATGCTTTTAGTCACCGGAATCACGGGTCATACAGGAAGGTACTTTTTACAAGAACTTATTATTAATAATTATGAAGGTCCTATTCGTTGTATTGTTAGGGAATCATCCGATACTTCTCTCATAGATAAAAGTGGATTGGAAATAGAGAAATTTATCGGTGATCTTAGAGATGAAGCATTTCTAGATAAGTGTATGAAAGGTGTTAATAAAGTGGTTCATATTGTGAACATTAGACACACCCTCCCACTAATACAAGCAGCTATCAAGAATAATGTGCAGAGAGCGATCTGTGTGCATACAACTGGTATATATTCTAAATTTCGACTGGCTTCAGAAGAATATCAGATTATTGAAGACAAACTTAAAGATATACTTTCTGAAACGGAAATTAATATTACTATATTGAGGCCAACCATGATTTATGGGGATCTTGTTGACCGTAACATGAGTAAGTTTATCAAGATGGTGGACAAATTAAGGTTTTTTCCTATTGTTAATAATGGCAAAGGCCTAATTCAACCTGTAAACGCGAGAGACCTTGGTAAAGCATACTACAATGTTTTAATGATACCTGATGAGAAAGTGAAGTTTGAGTATGTATTATCAGGGGATAAACCTATAGCTTTGTTAGATGCTTTTAAGCTAATTAATAAATATCTAAATAAAAAAACAACGTTTATAAGTTTCCCTTTAGGTTTTAGTGTGTTTATAGCTAAATCCTTAAGACTATTTACAGCTGGAAAAGTTGATTATATTGAAAGAGTTCAGCGAATGAGTGAGGATCGATGTTTCTCTCACGAAGAGGCAAAAGCAGATTTTAAATATACTCCAGAACCTTTTGAATACGGAATAGAAAGGGAGGTTAGGGAATATCTAAACAAACAGCAGGTGGGGTAG
- a CDS encoding sugar transferase produces the protein MYMKGKRWGDVILSLIGMIILSPIFLIIIIAMKFDSRGPVLFKQKRVGINKTHFNILKFRTMRIETPKDTPTHLLSHPEQYITKMGKLLRKTSLDELPQIWNIFVGQMSIIGPRPALWNQYDLIAERDKYKANDVLPGLTGWAQINGRDELPLEVKANLDGEYVENISFRMDVRCFIGTIFSVVKSEGVVEGRTGVEHEVAGTKKTGT, from the coding sequence GTGTATATGAAAGGTAAACGATGGGGAGATGTCATTCTTTCACTGATTGGAATGATCATTTTATCGCCGATTTTTTTAATTATAATTATTGCTATGAAGTTTGATTCAAGAGGCCCTGTTCTGTTTAAGCAGAAACGTGTGGGCATCAACAAAACACATTTCAATATATTAAAATTTCGTACGATGAGAATCGAAACACCGAAGGACACGCCAACTCACCTATTAAGTCATCCAGAACAGTACATCACAAAAATGGGTAAACTCTTGAGAAAAACCTCGCTTGACGAGCTTCCGCAGATTTGGAATATATTTGTGGGACAGATGAGCATTATAGGGCCGAGACCAGCACTATGGAATCAGTATGATTTGATTGCTGAAAGAGACAAATATAAAGCTAATGATGTACTGCCTGGATTAACAGGTTGGGCACAGATTAATGGTCGTGATGAGCTTCCTTTAGAAGTGAAAGCGAATTTGGATGGGGAGTACGTTGAGAATATTAGCTTTCGTATGGATGTAAGGTGCTTCATTGGAACCATCTTTAGTGTTGTTAAGAGTGAAGGTGTTGTTGAAGGTAGGACTGGAGTAGAGCATGAAGTTGCAGGTACTAAGAAGACAGGTACTTGA
- a CDS encoding polysaccharide biosynthesis protein — MSKTIQKRLLVLIFFDSLIVSFSIYMSHFFLNPYVTAFDFMMLVSATALLFTHHLFSWIYKMYKKVWQYASLEELLGLIKVVSLSIGTTAIVQGIFFGEIYQRALIITWMLHILLLGGVRFMWRYYKTNSFKTRATSKKEKANDEKTKTKTIIIGAGSSGQMLARQIKKSADWRTELVGFVDDNERLHTLTISGYPVFGEIRHLTHFVEKYHVTHVVIAMPSASRERIKDIITLAQACVKNVQTLPMIEDIALGNISVKQIRDVSIEDLLGREPVELDITSISREIQGETILVTGAGGSIGSEICRQLLPFNPAKLVLLGHGENSIYAIHMELGALAVPTELVTVIADIQDKERMMDVMFTHQPAYVYHAAAHKHVPLMEENPREAVKNNVLGTRNVAEAAGMSGVKTFVLVSSDKAVNPTNVMGATKRLAEMVVQTMNQKSPTKFVAVRFGNVLGSRGSVIPLFKKQIEAGGPVTVTHPDMTRYFMTIPEASRLVLQAGALADGGEIFVLDMGESVKIVDLAKNLIRLSGFSVEEVGLTYTGIRPGEKMFEELLNEAEIDPNPVFPKIFVGRTVPFEFDQVETVVSDVNELEYGRLREILLGLANSKNTLEMSR; from the coding sequence ATGAGCAAAACGATACAAAAACGACTACTCGTACTCATATTCTTTGACTCCTTAATTGTCTCTTTCTCCATTTACATGTCGCACTTTTTTCTCAATCCTTATGTCACGGCATTTGATTTCATGATGCTCGTCTCTGCAACGGCTTTATTGTTCACGCATCATTTATTTTCGTGGATTTATAAGATGTACAAGAAAGTTTGGCAATACGCAAGCTTGGAAGAATTATTAGGGTTAATTAAAGTCGTCAGTCTGTCGATTGGTACGACGGCCATTGTTCAAGGAATCTTTTTTGGAGAGATTTATCAACGGGCGCTGATCATTACGTGGATGCTGCACATTCTTCTTTTGGGCGGAGTTCGCTTTATGTGGCGGTACTATAAAACCAACAGCTTCAAAACAAGGGCGACATCCAAAAAAGAGAAAGCAAACGATGAAAAGACAAAAACAAAAACGATCATTATCGGGGCAGGCTCCTCCGGACAAATGCTTGCACGGCAAATCAAAAAAAGTGCGGACTGGCGAACTGAGCTTGTCGGCTTTGTGGATGATAATGAACGCCTTCATACATTAACTATTTCCGGCTATCCTGTGTTTGGCGAAATCAGACACTTAACGCATTTTGTAGAGAAATACCATGTCACCCATGTCGTCATCGCCATGCCATCAGCGTCCAGAGAGCGGATCAAGGACATCATTACATTGGCGCAAGCATGTGTGAAAAACGTGCAAACCTTGCCGATGATTGAAGACATTGCCCTTGGGAACATTTCTGTCAAACAGATTCGCGATGTGTCGATTGAGGACCTGTTGGGAAGAGAGCCTGTTGAGCTCGATATTACGTCGATTTCACGTGAGATTCAGGGTGAGACCATCCTCGTTACCGGAGCAGGAGGTTCGATTGGTTCGGAAATCTGCCGCCAGCTGCTTCCGTTTAATCCGGCAAAACTTGTGTTGTTGGGACACGGGGAGAACAGCATTTATGCGATCCATATGGAACTTGGCGCACTGGCTGTCCCCACAGAGCTGGTCACGGTGATCGCAGATATTCAGGACAAGGAGCGGATGATGGACGTGATGTTTACGCATCAGCCGGCTTACGTCTACCATGCCGCTGCACACAAACATGTTCCCTTGATGGAAGAGAACCCAAGAGAAGCTGTCAAAAACAATGTGCTCGGCACAAGGAATGTTGCGGAAGCCGCAGGAATGTCAGGCGTGAAGACATTTGTGCTCGTGTCATCGGATAAAGCTGTCAACCCTACCAACGTCATGGGGGCGACAAAACGATTGGCAGAAATGGTTGTGCAAACGATGAACCAAAAAAGCCCAACCAAATTTGTCGCTGTCCGTTTCGGGAACGTCCTCGGAAGCCGGGGCAGCGTGATTCCGCTGTTTAAAAAGCAAATCGAAGCCGGCGGCCCAGTAACCGTCACCCATCCGGACATGACGCGCTATTTCATGACCATTCCTGAAGCGTCCCGATTGGTGTTACAAGCCGGCGCCTTAGCAGATGGCGGCGAAATTTTCGTCCTCGATATGGGCGAATCCGTCAAAATCGTCGACCTAGCCAAAAACCTCATTCGCCTTTCCGGATTTTCGGTCGAAGAGGTCGGCCTAACATACACTGGCATTCGCCCCGGCGAAAAAATGTTTGAAGAACTGCTGAACGAAGCAGAAATAGATCCAAACCCAGTGTTCCCGAAGATTTTTGTCGGCAGAACCGTGCCGTTTGAATTCGATCAGGTGGAAACGGTGGTCAGTGATGTGAACGAGCTGGAGTATGGAAGGTTGCGAGAGATTTTGTTGGGATTGGCGAATAGTAAGAATACGTTAGAGATGAGTCGTTGA
- the galU gene encoding UTP--glucose-1-phosphate uridylyltransferase GalU — protein sequence MKRVRKAIIPAAGLGTRFLPATKAMPKEMLPIVDTPTIQYIVEEAIASGIEDIIIVTGKGKRAIEDHFDMAPELELNLANKGKHELLQRVQHSTNLANIHYIRQKEPKGLGHAIWCARNFIGDEPFAVLLGDDIVQSETPCLKQLIQQHEQTLSSVIGVQNVNENETHRYGIIDPVVDTMTERRAEVKSLVEKPEPGTAPSTMAIMGRYVLTPEIFLYLNKQQVGTGGEIQLTDAIQDLNYIQRVFAYNFEGTRYDVGEKLGFVKTTLAFALQDEELREEVAAYMRSLVSDAEAKKVLYPS from the coding sequence ATGAAACGAGTACGAAAAGCAATCATTCCAGCCGCCGGATTAGGGACGCGGTTTTTGCCAGCGACAAAAGCAATGCCAAAAGAAATGCTTCCAATCGTTGACACACCGACAATTCAGTACATCGTCGAAGAAGCGATCGCATCAGGCATTGAAGACATCATTATTGTCACAGGCAAAGGCAAGCGTGCCATCGAAGACCATTTTGATATGGCGCCTGAGCTTGAATTGAATCTCGCTAATAAAGGCAAACATGAATTGCTGCAACGGGTGCAGCATTCCACCAATTTAGCCAATATTCATTACATACGACAGAAAGAACCAAAAGGTCTCGGGCATGCGATCTGGTGTGCACGCAACTTTATCGGCGACGAGCCTTTTGCTGTGCTGCTTGGAGATGACATTGTCCAGAGCGAAACCCCATGTTTGAAACAACTCATCCAACAGCATGAACAAACGCTTTCGTCCGTCATTGGCGTGCAAAACGTGAACGAAAACGAAACACATCGCTACGGCATTATTGACCCTGTAGTGGACACGATGACTGAACGTCGGGCAGAAGTGAAAAGTCTAGTTGAAAAACCAGAACCAGGCACGGCACCTTCCACTATGGCCATTATGGGACGTTATGTTCTCACACCAGAAATCTTTCTCTATTTGAACAAACAACAGGTTGGCACAGGTGGAGAAATCCAACTTACGGATGCCATTCAGGATCTGAACTACATCCAGCGCGTGTTTGCTTATAATTTTGAAGGCACGCGGTATGACGTGGGCGAAAAGCTCGGCTTTGTGAAGACGACGCTTGCGTTTGCTTTGCAGGATGAGGAGTTGCGGGAAGAAGTTGCGGCGTATATGCGCTCATTAGTGAGCGATGCCGAAGCGAAGAAGGTTTTGTATCCGTCTTAG
- a CDS encoding tyrosine-protein phosphatase: protein MIDLHCHILPGVDDGAQTLDDSIAMAKAAVQENITAIVATPHHANGSYDNDREKIIERVNLLNQALVDERLPLTILPGQETRIFGDIVEAYEQGELITLNDTNKYVFVEFPSGDVPAYSERVLYDLMLKGLKPVIVHPERNKAIIEQPDKLYRLVKKGCIAQVTAGSLTGHFGKKIKMFSFQLLEHGLAHLVASDAHNTSTRGFHLAESYDVLDDEFGLDMVMMLKENAELTVDGRMLHVEMPSRIKRKKILGLF from the coding sequence GTGATCGACCTTCACTGCCATATCTTGCCCGGCGTTGATGATGGCGCACAAACGTTGGACGACAGCATCGCAATGGCGAAAGCTGCCGTTCAAGAGAACATTACAGCCATTGTGGCCACGCCCCATCACGCCAATGGGAGTTATGATAATGATCGTGAAAAAATTATCGAACGCGTGAATTTATTGAATCAGGCACTCGTCGATGAACGACTGCCACTCACAATCTTACCTGGTCAGGAAACGCGCATCTTCGGAGACATTGTCGAGGCGTATGAGCAAGGCGAGCTGATCACATTAAACGATACAAACAAATACGTATTCGTCGAATTTCCGTCCGGTGACGTGCCCGCTTACAGCGAACGCGTTCTATACGATTTAATGCTCAAAGGACTGAAGCCAGTCATCGTACACCCCGAACGCAACAAGGCAATCATTGAACAGCCGGACAAGCTTTACCGGCTGGTTAAAAAAGGCTGCATTGCGCAAGTCACTGCAGGATCCCTCACAGGTCATTTCGGCAAAAAAATAAAAATGTTTAGCTTTCAACTGCTGGAGCATGGTCTTGCTCATCTCGTTGCCAGTGATGCGCACAATACAAGCACGCGCGGATTCCACTTGGCAGAGAGTTACGATGTGCTTGACGATGAATTTGGCCTCGACATGGTCATGATGCTCAAGGAAAACGCCGAGCTCACCGTCGACGGCCGTATGCTGCATGTCGAAATGCCATCCAGAATCAAACGCAAGAAAATTCTCGGGCTGTTCTAG
- a CDS encoding CpsD/CapB family tyrosine-protein kinase yields the protein MSRKLNKSIQAIKQRSLITFRNPKSPVSEQYRTIRTNIEFSAVDANVQTIMVTSSGPEEGKSTTAANMAVVFAQQGKRVLLIDGDLRKPTVHYTFHLENSFGLTSVLTKQSTVEQAYVKSEIDSLDILPSGPVPPNPAELLGSQAMHILMSDLRKTYDIVIFDTPPVLAVTDAQVLANQCDGVVLVTASGKTEVEAAKKAKELLENARAKLLGVVLNQKPVKQSNYYYYYGRN from the coding sequence ATGAGCAGAAAGCTCAATAAGTCCATCCAAGCGATTAAGCAGCGCAGCTTAATCACGTTTCGCAATCCGAAATCGCCCGTGTCAGAGCAGTATCGAACGATTCGTACGAATATTGAGTTTTCCGCTGTGGATGCGAATGTGCAGACGATCATGGTGACGTCATCAGGACCAGAAGAAGGCAAATCAACGACCGCGGCCAATATGGCAGTCGTTTTTGCTCAGCAAGGCAAGCGCGTTCTGCTCATCGATGGCGACTTAAGAAAGCCGACGGTGCATTATACGTTCCATTTAGAAAACAGCTTCGGTCTCACGAGCGTGCTCACGAAACAAAGCACGGTCGAGCAAGCCTACGTCAAAAGCGAGATCGACTCACTCGACATTCTGCCAAGTGGTCCCGTGCCGCCGAACCCTGCCGAGCTGCTTGGCAGTCAGGCAATGCACATTCTAATGAGCGACCTTCGCAAAACGTACGACATCGTCATTTTTGACACACCGCCCGTTCTCGCGGTCACCGATGCACAAGTGCTGGCGAATCAATGTGACGGGGTGGTTCTCGTCACAGCGAGCGGGAAAACGGAAGTGGAAGCCGCAAAAAAGGCAAAAGAGCTCCTCGAAAACGCACGAGCCAAGCTGCTAGGCGTTGTGCTGAATCAAAAACCAGTCAAGCAAAGCAACTATTATTACTACTATGGACGCAACTAA
- a CDS encoding YveK family protein, whose protein sequence is MEETISLRDLLDTLKKRLWLIVAITLAATGISAVISLFVLTPMYQSTAQILVNQQSETTQYDPNSIRTSLELINTYKVIIQSNTIVEPVAEQVGAGLTPDELSTKITVNSQENSQVVGISVEDADPVLAAAIANTTAVVFQETVPQLFGTNVENVSILSEAQVENDPVSPRIALNVAIAFVVGLMAGVGLAFLLEYFDNTLKTEEDIERHLELPVLGAVTQIDLEKEVAATPATTGRLTRKERQHYEQKAQ, encoded by the coding sequence ATGGAGGAAACGATTTCGTTGCGGGATTTGCTGGACACGTTGAAAAAGCGCCTTTGGCTTATCGTGGCCATCACACTCGCAGCCACAGGCATCAGTGCCGTCATCAGTTTGTTTGTTTTAACGCCAATGTATCAGTCAACCGCGCAAATTCTTGTCAATCAGCAGAGTGAAACAACGCAATACGATCCGAACAGCATTCGGACGAGCCTTGAACTTATCAATACATACAAAGTCATTATTCAGAGTAATACGATTGTTGAGCCAGTTGCCGAACAAGTAGGCGCCGGACTAACACCAGATGAGCTATCAACAAAGATCACCGTCAACTCACAGGAAAATTCACAGGTTGTCGGCATTTCTGTTGAAGATGCGGATCCAGTCTTGGCCGCAGCGATCGCGAACACGACGGCTGTCGTCTTTCAAGAGACGGTTCCTCAGTTATTCGGTACGAACGTGGAAAATGTGTCCATTCTTTCAGAAGCGCAAGTAGAAAATGATCCCGTCAGCCCACGCATCGCACTCAACGTTGCGATTGCCTTTGTGGTCGGTCTGATGGCAGGCGTCGGCTTGGCCTTTCTGTTGGAATACTTCGATAACACGCTTAAAACCGAAGAGGACATCGAACGTCATCTCGAGCTGCCAGTGCTCGGTGCTGTCACGCAAATTGACCTTGAAAAAGAAGTCGCTGCTACCCCAGCCACTACTGGACGATTGACACGGAAGGAGCGACAGCATTATGAGCAGAAAGCTCAATAA